From the Bacillus thuringiensis genome, the window ACCAACAGCGGTTTCTCTTATTGACCAAGCTATCCCCGTAGATTCCTACGGTTCTATGATTTTTCAAACCAAGGCTAATGTTCGTAAGCCTTCGGCTAGAATATTTTTACTGGCATTAAAATCTCTATCATGGTTTGCATGACAAATAGGACAAGTCCAGCCTCTTATTTCAAGAGATTTCTTGCCATCATGGTGCCCACAATCAGAACATATTTGGCTAGATGGAAACCATCTACTTACTTTGACGATTGTTTTGCCATACCAAGTTGCTTTGTATTCTAATTTAGATACAAAAGCAGACCAAGATACATCAGAGATGGATTTAGCTAATTTATGATTACGCAACATTCCTTTTGTGTTCAAGTCTTCGATACAGATGATATCGTGATTTTTGATGATCTCTGTACTCAACTTGTTTAGAAAGTCGTCCCGTTGATTTATGACCCTTTCATGTAATCTAGCAACTTTACACTTTTGCTTCTGATAGTTTTTCGCATCAAGAAGATGGATCCCTTTATTTTTAGCGAGTAATGCACGTTTTGATAATTTACGTTGTTCACGTTTTAACTTCTTCTCCATTTTGGAAGTGAACTTATTATTGTCAATCTTGTGACCATCAGAAAGAATAGCGAAGTTAGTAATTCCTAGGTCGATGCCGATAGCAGAATCAGCTTTTTTAAGTGGTTGTATTTCAACTTCTGTAAGAATTGCCACGAAGTATTTTCCACTTGAACTTCGTCTAACAGTAGCATTCATAATACGTCCATCTACCTCACGGCTTTTAGCAAACGTAACAAAACCGAGCTTTGGTAACTTGATTTTATTATCTACAATAGCAATATTACCGTTTGTATGCTTAGTCTTATAAGATTGAACGTTGTTTTTCTTAGATTTAAAGCGTGGTTTGTCATTCTGCTTTTTGAAAAAGCGATTATATGCATCTACAAGGTTTTTAAGTGCTGATTGAATAGCAATACTGTCAACTTCTTTCAACCACTCTAGCTCTATTTTGAGCTGCGGTAGTTGAGCAGAACAAGAGTTGTAAGTCAGACCTTTACCCGTTTCTTTGTATGTGTCATTCCACATACCTAAGAAGTGATTGAAGACAAAGCGAGAACAACCGATTGTTTTCGCAATCAGTATTTCCTGTTCTTTATTTGGGTAGATTCTGAACTTATAAGCCTTATTGACTAACAATGCTTTCCCCTCACTTCATTCCTTGGTTTTCGATGTATTTTCTAACCACATTAATGGGAGAACCACCAGTAGTTAACATTGATACGCCTGATTATACTATAAGGCATGGTGTGTTTAAATACCTTTGGCTAACGCCAACTGCAATTCACCTCCCACCTATCACTACTGGGCTACGCCCTTCATGTGATTGAGGAAGGAGTCTTCTTGCGGAAAACCGATAAATTAAGATATGAAACACTTTTTACCATATAGTGAACCTTTCCTATGTATATGAAACACTTTTATCTAATCGTTCCCATATCCTCATAAGAGGTTCATATGAATAGAATTTATATCGCATATATAATAGATTCTTTCATATTTATTTGAAATAAATTTGCCTCGTCCTTAACCTAAAACATGAAACACCAATTAATACTTCTTAATTTAAATACACAACACAAATTTTTTCTCACATCTTAGAAACCCATAGGGATCAACGTTTTACCTTTATTTTAATACATACAGACTTTGAATTTTAACGAACCGTTTTTGCCATATCCTTGACCTTAACATGTATACGAAACAGTCATAAACCCTTATATACCAACGGTTCACTTTATATTTCCGCTAATTTCATTATACATTAAACATGAAACACTTTTGCCATATCCTTGACCTTCCAAAACTCAAAACATGAAACGGTTTTTACCATATCCTTGACCTTAAAGTTATTACATTTCCTCCTATAACCCTTTATATAAAGGGATTTACCGTACCTTTCCCTAATGAACGACCTATGATTGAAACATGAAACACTTTTGCCATATCCTTGACCTAAAATTATAAACAATTCTCCTTAACCCTATATATATCAACAATCTTCCCGTGTTTCATTATTGTGTTTATACAATTAGGACATGAAACGTTTTTTACCATATCCTTAACACAAATTTTTTTCCATAGATTCTCCGATCCCTTATAATCATTGGGTTTATAACGTGTTTCATGTTTTAAAAATCCCTCTTAAAGGGGCACCTTTCAACATTTTTCATTTTGCTATAATCAAAATTGGTATATTTTATAGTATTTTGGCATATATTTCTGAATTTGTAGAACGGAGGTGAAAAAGATGGGAAAGTCATTTGTAATACGAAATCAACGTAGCTTAAATGGGGAAATAACTAATGCTGTGTTAGTAACACTAAAATCTTGGCAAAAATTTGTGGAAACATTTGAGGAGAATTACTACAGCTATAAAGATACATATTTAGAAGATATTCTGCAGCACATGACATACGAAGATCGTATTGCTGACGTAGAAGGCTTTGTCGAAAAAGCCAAACCATCTTTTTCACGTCGCACGATGTCTGCACTTGCAGAAAAAGCGGGAAGAAAGCATAAATTATACGGCATTACAAATGCTGATCTCGAAGTGTTCTTATATCTACATAAGAAATGTTTTACTAATGGTGTCATTCCAAATGTAACAATACATATGATGTGGGAAGATTACAAGCAATATAAAGAAGAATTTGCTTATATCCAACACTCTCAATTCTATATTGCATTAAAGAAATTAAACTTACATAACATTATCTCCATTGAAAACGGACTAGATGGCCGTTATACAATTAAACTCACTCATTTTATGAATGAGGAAACAGAAAAAGCAAATCCATACGTATATATTAGTCCTGTTGTATTTACAAAGGCTTTCTTTAAGCTATCTGTAGCAGCTAAGAAACTATTCTTAGACATTGCGATGCAACAACATACGGAAACAACATTAAAGCGTTCTTTGGACAAGCAGGACGAAAGAGGAAACAAAACTCACTTCGGTGGGATGTATCGTTTCTTACATAAAAAATATCCGCATCAGATCCGTGCGGTTATCGAGGAATTAACAACTGCATTACCATGTACGGGGAATCCCCTATTCAAAATTTGCAAAATGCAAAAAGGTGTAAAGCATACAAAACGATATACGACATTATATCTGTCTATCCATTCAGACTTCTTATGTTCGAAAGAAGCTGGAGAAGAACAACATAGGGATCCATTTACACCAAAAGCTACATATGCTAGAAAAGCGAAATTTATCGAAGCAGTCTTACAAGAGATGAATATCGGTGAACTGTCTGCAGACATGAATAAATTCATTCATGTATTAAAGCATACTTGTCATCGTCAAATTCGCAGTGTAATTCGCGGACTACGTGACATGGTTGATCGAAAAGAAGGATATCCAACGAAAATTGTATATACATTGAAGAAACTATTGCATCAAACATCTCAATATCAAATTCTCGATACAGCAGCAAAAGAAGGTATCTACCCTCTTATTGCGCAGCATATACCAAAAGAGAGAAATAGTGACCGTGAACAAGCTGTCTTTAATTTCGGTCTACATTATTCTATGTACTCTCTTCACAACATTAAGAAGATGTTTAAGAATGTGCATGCACTACTGAAGCAGAAGTTTGCGGTACCAGTGACGGAAGAGTCTTATCACCGTAATTATCTAAAATACCAGGAAGAAACGTTATTTAGAAAATATGCATATGATCAGGGTGTTAATCTCCATGCATATATCGCTTTAGAAATTGAAATGCGTGAAAAACTAAAAGTTCGTGGTCATAAAGAACGCACGATTCCAAGTGATGTTCGTGAATGGTTTATCGAGGCAATTGATAAGCTGCCACAAGAAAAACTTCGCGTTATTGAACTACCAAAGCAGTTTAATTTACTAGAGTTTATGCGTACCTTCGAACGTTTAGTACGTGCTGGAGTAACAATAACAGCTCCAGATCAGGTGCTAAACGAAATGGAAATAAAATAATAGTAATGAGCTCTCTATTTTTGAAAAAATCAAAAGTAGAGGGCTATTTGTGTTTGTATGATTAGTAATCCATTTCTGCTACTCTACTTATAAATACCAAATCGAAAGGACTTCATATAAAATGGAGTCTTTTTTTATGCAATTCTATACAAATTCGATTCTAGCAATATATAACTCTCCACATAATACTAGGAAGTATTCTTCTAATGTATTAAAACCTATCTTATAATACCTACAAAAAATCAAAAGGAAAATTATAAAAATAGTGGATATGCGGACAAATATGGTTCGATGTGAATATAATCTTTCTAAAATCATTGTAATTACTAATGTTGTTGTGTTTATCTAATAAAAATCATCAATAAAAATGTGAGTTATGTGTAAACACTGATTAATGTTAACAAATAGCACACTAATCTGGATAAAATGTGGGTAATTGAACGCTAGATACTGCCGTATTTAACAAAATAAAGAAAATACAGCCTATTTCCATAGTTGGATAAATATAAAGTGATTTGTATCAATTTCTTTCCGATTTCATGTAGAAATATAGTGATTTCTTTCTGCTTTTTTGTAGAATTGATAGTCTAATAATCATTGAATTTCCGGCTACATTTTCTACTATTTATGATTTTTTACGTTCTAACATCAAATTTTCCCTTGTGGGAGTAGACCTTTTCCCTATTTTTGATAACCTATAATAGTTTTATCTTTATTTCTTTTTAATATATAAGATATATATTTATAATAGATTTTTAATACAGCTAGTATGCTTGTTAATAAGATGACAGACCTAATTGAAAATATATGTAAATTCCGTTATAATAATGGTAATTAAACATATCATTACCCACATACAAAAGGACAAACCTACGTATCCCTACCAGGGCGAGGTTTGTCCTTTTTTCATTTTAATAAACAATTCATATTGGGAGGATTAAACATGGCTGTACTAAAAGATTCGACTTACATAGAAATGAATACTTATAACGAGATTGGATTTTTTAAAGGGATTCTTTGGGGTTTAGTTTTTGTAGTTCCTTTTTGGGGTATTATGATAGCCCTATTTATTTCGCTTTATAAATAATAATCAACATATCCAAAACGCAAAGGGTTGTTTGTTTTATTTAGATTCAAGAAATTTGAATCCATATTTGCTTCAACAAGAATAAATATATAATGTTACACATTATATAAGAAGAAAAGAAGAGGATAGATACAAACAGAATAATTCTGTATGTTCTATCCTCTTTTTGTATCACAAATGACCTCATTTACCACAACATTTGTATTGGCTGTCATCAAGTAAGGGTACCGCCAGCATTTCGGAAATAACCAGGCTAAGAAAAATAAATACCAAAAAGCTAATTCTTTCTTAATATATAGATAGAATTAGCTTTCTAAATGTTTTAAACTATGTAATCGCTCTTTTTGTTCTACTTAGTTTGGAAGTAGTAAGGAGCTACTAGTCTTTTTTCTAATAAATTTTGAACGCCATCAGGGAAATAAAACATAATTTCTTCAGCTTCTTTTATGTTTATCCAACTAATATCAGTAATTTCATTTTTGTCTTGAATAGATATTTCGCCTCCGACTATTCTAGCTACAAAAGTGAATATTACAGCATGTGCATGTGGAAAAAACTTTTCATTAATAGCAAATACATCTTTAATTTCAACTGTTAACCCTGTTTCTTCAAATGTCTCACGGATAATTGCCTGTTCCAAAGTTTCTCCACTTTCTCTTGCCCCTCCTGGGAGGCTCCATTCACTACCATTTTCACGTTTGTTTCCGACCATAAGAATTTTTCTGTTTGTATCATCATAAATAAGTGCATATACTACATCGACTCGTTCCATAATTTTTCCTCCATTAAAAAATTAAAATCTATATTACACCTTATTTTAATGAAATCTTTTAAATTTAACTAGCACCTAATACAATACAACTTATCGAAATGGTCTATCTAATTTCGAATACAATACAATTTAAATTAGTGTTAAAATGATTCGAAAAATCCTTAGCGTGTTTTTTTCATTTTGCGATCTGTACCCAAAGTAAAACCTTGGTTGTTGAAAAAGAATATTTAATGAAACTTAGGGTGATTTAACCAAGAGAACTTACTTAAATTTCTTAAATTGCTCCTCTATCCACGTTCGATTGTTTTCTGCAATATATTGCTCCGCCAAGAGTAGTCGCTGTACAAGTTCTTTTTTTGACATTTTCATATACTTTCTTTTTGCATTTTCTATGTTTCGTTCTGCACTTATGCGGCGATAATCAACAGGAGGAAAGGCAACAGAACGCTTTTGTAGAGACTGATTAGAATTTGATTTTTTCTTGTATGTTTTGCTGTGTTGTTTATAATACTCATTCAATTCGGAATTTGTCGTAATTGTGTTGGGGTGAATCCCTTTTCCTTCGGAATCAATCTCTTTGGACTTCTCCGATACAGTTTTTAATGTAACAGGTAGGTTTTGTTTGACCAGAAGGTCAATTGCCCCCTTCCCTAACAGAAGAGAACGTTGGCTACGTGATTCATAAACTCCGTTGAGCCATGTTCGATTATTTCTTGAAGAAAATGTGTGGCTCATGTGTCTGTTCCTCCCGATATTTTTCAATTAATTCAATCTCTTTTAATTCATTCTTTGCAAGTTTTCGCATCTGTTTTGCCTTATTCACTTCAAGTGTTAACCCCATAGAAATAAATCGCTTTTCCATATCCTTAGATAATTCGACAATTTCAAATAGTTCATGTTTCTTTTCAGGTTGCGGAATTTTTGCTACACATCCTAAACATGCCATTTTTACAGGACAAACTTTATCTGTGACGCAAGTACCGCCCAGTACATTGTTATATACACCTACTTTTGCTTTGTGTTCCTCCCATTCCTTCTGAAGTTCTTCAGGACTCCGAAGAATCGCTTCATCTAAGTCAACATAGTTTGAAATTACACTATGCAATTCTCCAACCTTTTCAGCTACTTGACTTGTAGTGGGTTCAGAGTAATATTTTGTTACGTTCAAATCACGCTGATGCAGGATTTTCGCTACAATATCAATGGGAATTTCATGGCGTTGAACAGCTTCTGTTGCGAACGCATGACGTAATAGGTGTGCTTTAAAGGTAATAGGTTTTCCTTCTTGCGTCTCGAAATATAATCCATGCAAGAGAAAACGGAGACACGAATAAATGACAGGATGTGTGAATGCTTTCTCATTATATTGAAAGAAATAAGGTTTTGGCTCTGGAAACAGGCGTGTCCTTCTCCCGCGATACTTTACACTCGGAATTTCTCCTTGATAATGCTCTTTCAGCATCAAATTGACTCTCTTTATTAGTTGAAAGGTATGCTTACTAATTGGGTAAGACTCAACTGTATCTCGTCCTTTTGGGACAGCGTAGAAAGAAAACTTTAAATCGCCACCTATTTTCATAGCCCGCAGACCATTTTCTGAAGAGTTAATTTGTAGTAATTCATTAATTCTTGCCCCTGTTGTCGTCAAAATGTCTATTGCTAACAGACCGAAGGTTGCTGCGACATAAAAAGATTGTACGTCAAATAGAATACCTTCAGCTTTATTGTTGAGAAGAGAACCAAAGCTATTTGTAGATAGAATTCCTTTGTGCATAGATTGGAAAGGTTTAGGATTAGTGATTGATCCTTCTTCGCCATATCCCCATGAGAATAGGAGTTCTCGTTTCCGTTTTAACTCTTCATCCGTCGCATTTTGAGACCAATCTCCTAATACGCCTTCTTGCAGGATTTCTGCAAACCATAGGCCTTCTACTGTATCGTTATCTTCCAAGCGTTCAGCTTTCACAAACTCTATAAAATAATTCTGCTTCTCCTCTGAATACGTTCCTTTACGCTTTTTTGCTAATTTTACAACTCCTTCTGCAAATTTCTCTTTGTGATATAGAACAAAGGAAGATTTATCCCATAAGCGGAAGTAAAACCTCTCTCCAATACGTTCAGGCTCATCGTAATGAAATTCTAAGGGTAATGTGATATCGTCCTTTTTAGCTTGCCTACAAACTGTTAGAAAGGCTTTTCGCAATCTTTGCATCAAACTCCATCGGAAATTTGCTTCCGCCCGAATCTGAGGAAGGTAAGGGACAATGACGTCTGTCTCACTCTTACGAGTGTTTTGAGCTTGTTCCCTTGCTTGTTTAGAAACCGAGAAATCTCGGTTATCAAACATAGGCGTAGGGAGTAAGTATTGCTCAAAATACTCCTGTTGTTTTTGACTTAACCTTGCTGTAAACCATTTGTTAATTGAGTAGGAAGCTAAGTTATAGCAACGTAAAAACTTTGCTTTCTGATCATTTGAATGTTCAGGACAAATGATTCCTTTCATATACTCGTATATGTGTTTTTCTGGATCAAAATCAGCAAAAGTTTGTAAATTATAAGCATAAAATATTTCTCTAAGTCTTATATTCAATATTCCGGTCGCAGAATAAATAGTTTCAACATCTAAATTTCTTTCTCCACTAAGGAACATATTTAATAACAATTGATTCTTCCAAAGTGTATTTAGACAATAACCGAGAAGATATTTTATAGGTTTTTCGTCTAATTTATCTAACAAAAACAAACCTCTGTTATCCTGCAAATGCAGAATGTGCTCATCTACTTTTCCTATTAATTCATTATAAAATGGGGAGATAGGTAGGTTTATTATTGTTGCCATAATTCACCCTCAAAATCATCCAGTAGAACTTGTATATCCACTTCTAACTCTATGTCTTTTGCTGTGTCTACAATGGTCAGTTCTGCCTTTTTTATTCGT encodes:
- the tnpB gene encoding IS200/IS605 family element RNA-guided endonuclease TnpB, with translation MLVNKAYKFRIYPNKEQEILIAKTIGCSRFVFNHFLGMWNDTYKETGKGLTYNSCSAQLPQLKIELEWLKEVDSIAIQSALKNLVDAYNRFFKKQNDKPRFKSKKNNVQSYKTKHTNGNIAIVDNKIKLPKLGFVTFAKSREVDGRIMNATVRRSSSGKYFVAILTEVEIQPLKKADSAIGIDLGITNFAILSDGHKIDNNKFTSKMEKKLKREQRKLSKRALLAKNKGIHLLDAKNYQKQKCKVARLHERVINQRDDFLNKLSTEIIKNHDIICIEDLNTKGMLRNHKLAKSISDVSWSAFVSKLEYKATWYGKTIVKVSRWFPSSQICSDCGHHDGKKSLEIRGWTCPICHANHDRDFNASKNILAEGLRTLALV
- a CDS encoding NUDIX hydrolase, which produces MERVDVVYALIYDDTNRKILMVGNKRENGSEWSLPGGARESGETLEQAIIRETFEETGLTVEIKDVFAINEKFFPHAHAVIFTFVARIVGGEISIQDKNEITDISWINIKEAEEIMFYFPDGVQNLLEKRLVAPYYFQTK
- a CDS encoding site-specific integrase, which encodes MATIINLPISPFYNELIGKVDEHILHLQDNRGLFLLDKLDEKPIKYLLGYCLNTLWKNQLLLNMFLSGERNLDVETIYSATGILNIRLREIFYAYNLQTFADFDPEKHIYEYMKGIICPEHSNDQKAKFLRCYNLASYSINKWFTARLSQKQQEYFEQYLLPTPMFDNRDFSVSKQAREQAQNTRKSETDVIVPYLPQIRAEANFRWSLMQRLRKAFLTVCRQAKKDDITLPLEFHYDEPERIGERFYFRLWDKSSFVLYHKEKFAEGVVKLAKKRKGTYSEEKQNYFIEFVKAERLEDNDTVEGLWFAEILQEGVLGDWSQNATDEELKRKRELLFSWGYGEEGSITNPKPFQSMHKGILSTNSFGSLLNNKAEGILFDVQSFYVAATFGLLAIDILTTTGARINELLQINSSENGLRAMKIGGDLKFSFYAVPKGRDTVESYPISKHTFQLIKRVNLMLKEHYQGEIPSVKYRGRRTRLFPEPKPYFFQYNEKAFTHPVIYSCLRFLLHGLYFETQEGKPITFKAHLLRHAFATEAVQRHEIPIDIVAKILHQRDLNVTKYYSEPTTSQVAEKVGELHSVISNYVDLDEAILRSPEELQKEWEEHKAKVGVYNNVLGGTCVTDKVCPVKMACLGCVAKIPQPEKKHELFEIVELSKDMEKRFISMGLTLEVNKAKQMRKLAKNELKEIELIEKYREEQTHEPHIFFKK